A genomic segment from uncultured Marinifilum sp. encodes:
- a CDS encoding sigma-54 dependent transcriptional regulator, which yields MSKILIIDDEKSIRNTLKDILSYEKYEISLAENGIEGLEMAKNDEFDVILCDIKMPKMDGIEVLEKVQELAIDTPIIMISGHGNIDTAVESIKKGAFDFIEKPLDLNRILITIKNAMDKSKLITETKVLKRKVNKKYEMIGQSDAINKVNEMIDKVAPTDARVLITGSNGTGKELVAHRIHEQSNRCKSPFIEVNCAAIPSELIESELFGHEKGAFTSAHKQRKGKFELANGGTLFLDEIGDMSLSAQAKVLRALQENRITRVGGDKEIKVNVRVIAATNKNLATEIENNNFREDLYHRLSVILITVPSLNERIDDIPLLANHFVDMICGEMGLPVKKIKEDALAELKKINYTGNIREFRNIIERLIILGQESISADDVKSYTKSAN from the coding sequence ATGTCAAAAATCCTTATCATCGACGACGAAAAAAGTATTCGTAATACATTAAAAGACATTCTTAGCTACGAAAAATATGAAATAAGCTTGGCCGAAAATGGAATTGAAGGTCTTGAAATGGCAAAAAATGATGAATTTGACGTGATTTTATGCGATATTAAAATGCCTAAGATGGATGGAATTGAGGTTCTCGAAAAAGTTCAGGAGCTTGCAATAGACACTCCCATTATTATGATATCAGGACATGGAAATATCGATACAGCTGTAGAATCAATAAAAAAAGGAGCTTTCGACTTTATTGAAAAACCTTTAGATCTGAATCGAATATTGATTACCATAAAAAATGCAATGGACAAATCGAAATTGATTACAGAAACTAAAGTGTTAAAACGAAAAGTGAATAAAAAATATGAGATGATAGGCCAATCGGATGCCATTAATAAGGTAAACGAAATGATCGATAAGGTTGCTCCTACCGATGCACGTGTTCTTATTACCGGATCGAATGGTACTGGAAAAGAATTGGTCGCTCACCGTATTCATGAACAAAGCAATCGCTGTAAAAGTCCATTTATAGAGGTAAACTGCGCTGCAATTCCCTCCGAATTAATTGAGAGTGAATTGTTTGGCCATGAAAAAGGAGCCTTTACTTCGGCTCATAAACAACGCAAAGGAAAATTCGAACTGGCCAATGGTGGTACTCTCTTTCTCGACGAAATTGGTGATATGAGCCTATCGGCGCAAGCTAAAGTTTTACGTGCCTTGCAAGAAAATAGGATAACACGTGTTGGTGGCGATAAAGAGATAAAAGTTAATGTTAGAGTAATAGCTGCAACCAACAAAAATTTAGCCACCGAAATCGAAAACAATAATTTCAGAGAAGATTTATATCATCGCCTAAGCGTAATTTTAATAACGGTACCATCTTTAAACGAACGTATCGACGATATTCCCTTACTGGCAAATCATTTTGTAGATATGATATGCGGAGAAATGGGCTTACCAGTTAAAAAAATAAAGGAAGATGCTCTTGCAGAATTAAAAAAAATTAACTACACAGGAAACATAAGAGAGTTTAGAAACATTATAGAACGGCTAATTATTCTGGGACAAGAAAGTATTAGTGCTGATGATGTAAAATCATATACCAAATCAGCAAATTAA
- a CDS encoding phosphatase translates to MQIKRISVIDLGTNTFNLLVAEYCGAEKPKILHRSKYPTKIGKGGINSNRITEEAIERAKSAFDEIDKISKLHDVSNTIAFATSAIRTAENGDEFVNMLQKKYNVSIEIISGDKEAELIYAGTKNSIKLNHEPIAILDIGGGSNEIIIANEEKIFWKKSYPLGMTRLLEKFNPSDPIQKGEIKDIEAYLKEQLTDLIEAIELHSVKTLIGSSGSFDTFKQILLAEGQHLNGLPETQFEIKLKDFFRLHQNFINSNLDERKAIKGMDPVRVELMVIASIFINHLVKETGFSKLYQSSYALKEGALFNFIEQNINAAELNSTQAN, encoded by the coding sequence ATGCAAATAAAACGGATTTCTGTAATTGATTTAGGAACCAATACATTTAATTTATTGGTAGCAGAATATTGTGGGGCAGAAAAACCAAAAATCCTCCATCGATCTAAATATCCTACTAAAATTGGAAAAGGCGGAATCAATAGCAATAGAATAACAGAAGAAGCTATTGAAAGAGCTAAAAGTGCTTTCGATGAAATAGATAAAATATCAAAATTACATGATGTAAGTAATACCATTGCCTTTGCAACCTCAGCCATTAGAACGGCCGAAAATGGAGATGAATTTGTTAACATGCTCCAAAAAAAATATAATGTTTCCATCGAAATTATTTCGGGAGATAAAGAAGCAGAATTAATTTATGCGGGAACTAAAAATTCCATAAAATTAAATCATGAACCAATTGCTATTCTGGATATTGGTGGTGGCAGTAATGAGATAATTATTGCTAACGAAGAAAAAATATTCTGGAAGAAAAGCTACCCACTAGGAATGACTCGTTTGCTCGAAAAATTTAATCCTTCGGATCCGATACAAAAAGGAGAAATAAAGGATATTGAAGCTTACTTAAAAGAACAACTTACAGATTTAATAGAAGCCATAGAATTACATTCGGTAAAAACCTTAATTGGTTCATCGGGCTCTTTCGACACTTTTAAGCAAATATTACTTGCCGAAGGACAACATTTAAACGGATTACCCGAGACACAATTTGAAATTAAACTGAAAGATTTTTTTAGATTACACCAAAATTTTATCAACTCAAATCTCGATGAGAGAAAAGCAATTAAAGGAATGGACCCTGTTCGTGTAGAACTTATGGTTATTGCAAGTATTTTTATTAATCATCTGGTAAAAGAAACTGGATTTAGTAAATTGTACCAATCATCGTATGCATTAAAAGAAGGTGCTTTATTCAACTTTATAGAACAAAATATTAACGCGGCAGAATTAAATTCTACCCAAGCAAATTAA